In a single window of the Raphanus sativus cultivar WK10039 chromosome 9, ASM80110v3, whole genome shotgun sequence genome:
- the LOC108823638 gene encoding pentatricopeptide repeat-containing protein At2g02750, whose protein sequence is MLNLTRHRVTNLVSRTCRNYSANSPDKFTFPPLLKSCAKLGDATQGRALHGRIIKTGFFVDHYTATALVSMYMKAKQTEDALNLLDEMSERSVASVNAAVSGLLENGFAREAFRMFREARVCVSGTNSVTVATVLRGCCEDVEGGMQMHCLAVKSGFETEVYVGTSLVSMYSRCGEWVLAARVFEKVPCKSVVTYNAFISGLMESGVPRLVPSVFNLMRKFSDEEPNAVTFVNVISACAGVVDHLQYARQVHGLVVKKPFRFDTVVGTALVDMYSKCRCWESAYGVFVEMKGTRNLISWNSAISGMMINGQHEVAVELFEQLDSEGLKPDSATWNSLISGFSQLGKVVEAFKFFERMISVAGVVPSLKCLTSLLSACSDTWVLKNGKEIHGHVVKAAAERDTFVSTSLMDMYMKCGLSLWARRIFDGFEPKPKDPVFWNVMISGYGKHGECESAIEIFDLLREEKVEPSLATFTAVLSACSHCGDVEKGIQVFSLMQEEYGFRPSTDHIGCMVDLLCRCGRLREAKEVIDQMSEPSSSVYSSLLGACRQHLDPVLGEEAAMKLAELEPENPAPFVILSSIYGALERWQDVESIRRVIDEKQLVKLPGVSLSG, encoded by the coding sequence ATGTTAAACCTCACGAGGCACCGAGTCACTAACCTCGTGTCACGCACGTGCCGCAACTATTCCGCTAACTCACCCGACAAGTTCACGTTCCCGCCTCTTCTCAAATCATGCGCGAAGCTCGGCGACGCCACCCAAGGCCGCGCACTGCACGGACGCATCATAAAGACCGGATTTTTCGTCGATCACTACACCGCGACGGCTCTTGTGAGCATGTACATGAAGGCGAAGCAAACCGAGGACGCACTCAACCTGCTCGACGAAATGTCCGAGAGGAGCGTCGCGAGTGTCAACGCGGCTGTTTCGGGGCTTCTGGAGAACGGGTTTGCTAGAGAGGCGTTTAGGATGTTTCGGGAAGCTAGGGTTTGCGTCTCCGGGACCAACTCGGTCACAGTAGCTACCGTTTTGAGAGGTTGCTGTGAGGATGTAGAAGGAGGGATGCAGATGCATTGTCTGGCGGTGAAGTCAGGTTTCGAGACGGAAGTCTACGTCGGGACGTCTCTTGTTTCCATGTACTCGAGGTGTGGGGAGTGGGTTTTAGCTGCGAGGGTGTTCGAGAAGGTGCCTTGTAAGAGCGTTGTGACGTACAATGCGTTTATCTCAGGGTTGATGGAGAGTGGAGTTCCGCGTTTGGTCCCTAGTGTCTTTAACCTCATGAGGAAGTTTTCGGATGAAGAACCTAACGCTGTTACTTTCGTTAATGTGATATCTGCTTGTGCTGGTGTTGTGGATCATCTCCAGTACGCTAGGCAGGTTCACGGTCTAGTCGTGAAAAAGCCGTTTCGGTTTGATACAGTGGTCGGTACGGCTCTCGTTGATATGTATTCGAAATGCAGGTGTTGGGAATCAGCGTACGGCGTTTTCGTGGAGATGAAAGGTACCAGGAACTTGATATCTTGGAACTCTGCTATCTCCGGGATGATGATCAATGGGCAGCATGAGGTGGCGGTTGAGCTGTTCGAACAGTTGGATTCCGAGGGGCTTAAACCAGATTCCGCCACGTGGAACTCACTGATCAGTGGGTTTTCGCAGTTAGGGAAAGTAGTGGAAGCTTTCAAGTTCTTTGAGAGGATGATATCTGTAGCTGGTGTGGTTCCTAGTTTGAAATGTCTTACTAGCCTTCTATCAGCTTGTTCAGACACTTGGGTTTTGAAGAACGGCAAAGAGATCCACGGGCATGTCGTTAAAGCTGCAGCTGAGAGGGATACGTTTGTTTCCACGTCTCTCATGGACATGTACATGAAATGTGGGTTGTCGTTATGGGCACGCCGGATCTTTGATGGGTTTGAACCGAAACCCAAGGATCCGGTGTTCTGGAACGTTATGATATCCGGCTATGGTAAACATGGAGAGTGTGAATCTGCAATCGAAATCTTTGACTTACTACGGGAGGAGAAAGTGGAACCGAGTTTAGCAACTTTCACTGCTGTTCTATCTGCTTGTAGTCACTGTGGCGATGTCGAAAAGGGAATTCAAGTTTTTAGTTTGATGCAGGAAGAATATGGATTCAGACCTAGTACAGATCACATTGGTTGTATGGTTGATCTCTTGTGTCGCTGTGGGAGATTAAGAGAGGCCAAGGAGGTAATAGATCAAATGTCAGAACCGTCATCATCGGTTTACTCTTCTCTGCTCGGTGCATGTAGGCAACACCTGGATCCAGTGCTTGGAGAGGAAGCGGCGATGAAGCTAGCTGAGTTAGAGCCAGAGAATCCGGCTCCGTTTGTGATCCTGTCCAGCATATATGGTGCGTTAGAAAGATGGCAAGATGTGGAAAGTATCAGACGTGTGATAGATGAGAAGCAACTAGTGAAACTTCCAGGTGTTAGTTTGTCTGGTTAA